GATTTAATCAAACTTGTTGATATAGATATAGGATCAGTGGTTTTTAGCTGAGTGAAAActatttcttctaatttattattcaaatccTCATCAGCATCTTCAGGTGATTGTTTCACTATTTCAATTAAGACTCGACAAAGTATGTATATGCTAATTAAAGATTTCTTATCAGCTTGGAAAGTAATCTCTTTTGCAGAATTTATCTGAGCTTCTAACTCTTTAAGTCTATTGTTGGTGGACACTGACGGAATATTTACTgatgattttgaagaattattcCTGGCGTGTGATAATTTTGTTGTAACGCTGCTTGACCTACTCCTCCTAGGATTTGAAGATAATTGTGATGATTGTGTAGATTTTGTTCTTAATAGTCGTGTTTGTTCTATGCTGTACtctttcattaatttttgcGTTTCATCAGCTGCTAGTAATGCTATTTCTGATTTAGTCTTTCTCCAAAACATCATGGCATCGATAACAGGTTTTGGTTTGTTTTTAGCTATATGACCTAATGAATCTATAATATTGTCAAACTCTAAATCCACACCTTCTCCTAATATATCAACGATGGGTAACTCTGATTCCAAAGGGTGTTCCAAACAAATGTTCAACTTATATTCTGCCTGGCGAACAAATTTAGTAAATAATATGTGAAGGGCATATTCTGAAGGACTTTTCCAATCAGTAGCCAACTGTTGCCTTAAGTTACCAATTACATTATCTGTTCCTGACAGACTAGCAATTTCTGCCTGTTCGTTTACGTGATAGTCTTGGAAGTTATCTGGTGTTGAGTTTGTTGTTattgaatcaaaattttgaataatttttggGGTCGATACAATAATATCAGAGGTGCTATTGGGTGGTTCTGGAATATTTATGGTTGGAGTCATGCTTATACTTTTTGACATTGGTAATGGACTACCGTCTTCGATATTAGAAATTGATATTGgattttcaatatcacGTTGGATATCAATTATAGGATAGTCTATATTAGTTTGatcatcaaaatattgtCCATTTGTTGTAAAACCAAAATCGGTTGTGTTAGAGTCGTTGACATTAAACTCAGTTTCATTACCATTTATGGCATCATTGATTGCGTCAGGATTCTGAGGTGGGAACGTATAGCCTGAATTCATATTAGGTTATCcttttctttgttttgtaaccaaattttgaaattgtatTTATCCTCACACTAATTCTATTCTAAAAAACGTTGAATTAActatagatatattattaaaaagaataatataaGTTTAGATATAAtcataatattcaaaacatCATCTCTCTCTATTCAGATAGATCATTTTTGCCCGCTGAAGGATTTGAATGGGATTGATCAGTGAAAAGACGTACTCTGTgatatgatatatttttagaatattttcACTGCAAGCGTCAGAAAATTATAAGGCGTCGATCGACTATATTAGCTCTATTCAAGAAAAAATGACACTGTAAGAgagaaaattaatatataaaatgtaaAGAAACCATTCCTGAATATATAGCTGCTACCTTACACAATGATTTAGTCAAAAAGACTAAAATAGTGAGTCCGTCAATAAACTTTCTTTAAACTCTAGCATATCAAATAGTACTTATTAATATGGATGATAAGGTAAGAGTATGCCTATCCAATCATAAAAAGGTAGCCTGTCTTTTCTAAAATTCTGAAgatatctttaaaatattctcaTAATAGAATGATCACTTGTCATTTGGTATCTTAAGTGTACCTTTCATAAGAATAGATGTTGTTGTTTGTATGAAAtctattaattttctttttataaatgAAACAATACAAgcaatttttatatttttgttcGGATAATAGAAGATGTAACAATCAAAAGTAaacataaaataatatacgTACctataaattcaaataatttttatgaAAAATGACAATGGTTGAATATGGATagaatcaaaataaattgaacTTATTTCAATTGTACTTTAAAATGAATTGCTTCATATAATAGCATTTTCGTGATACAGCGCATCAATTAGGCTGTATTAAACATAACCGTGTCTAGAGGAAGAGCCATTGGAGCTAATATCCATGAGCAATTTAATTAGTTGTActataatataattgacATGTTTTAAAGGTTCTAAGTTAAGTAGCGTCAAAGAAGACAGAAGATTTAAGTATTTAGGAATACTATCTAACCCTacttaaagaaaaaacaatatgATTACCCGTGTTTAACTTTCTGAAATTagaatttcattttttttttcgtCTCggtaaattttcaattgagaGCATTccacaaaataaaatacaacATAAGAGAGAATGTCTCGTACAACAaatgtttttttgaaaaattttcactttttattcaattgttgGAAACGTATAAAAACAGAAGCATATTTTCGAAATATTTCCATGAATCTTCTACTTCTTATAGCAGCCATTTAATACGCAAATTTTGctatattttcaaatttattttagtCAATCCACAAATACTAGCAACAACACAACActaacaatttcaaaatgaaatacATTCAAACTGAACAATCCATTAATATTCCAGCTGGTGTTAACGTTAGTATCAAAGCTAGAGTTGTCAAGGTTACTGGTCCAAGAGGTACCTTAGTCAAGAACTTAAAGCACATTGATGTTACTTTCAAAAAGATTGACAACACCTTGATCAAGGTTACTGTTCACGATGGTGAAAGGAAGCATGTTGCTGCATTAAGAACAGTTAAGTCTTTGATTGACAATTTAATTACTGGTGTCACCAGAGGTTACAAGTACAAGATGAGATATGTTTATGCGCATTTCCCAATCAACGTCAACGTTATTGAAAACGAAGGTAAgaaattcattgaaattagaaatttCTTAGGTGACAAGAAGGTCAGACAAGTCCCAGTCAGAGAAGGTGTTGCTGTCGAATTCTCTGCCAACCAAAAGGatgaaattgttttatCTGGTAACTCTGTTGAAGATGTCTCTCAAAATGCTGCTGATATTCAACAAATATGTCGTGTCAGAAACAAGGATATCCGTAAGTTCTTAGATGGTATCTACGTTTCTCAAAAGGGCCACATCGTTGAAGAAATTTAATGGAATCTAAAGAttaatcttttttcaaCTGTTAATTCCGTTGTACGATTTACTTTGCATTTGCTTTTATTAAATCCAATTTAAGCACAAAGAGTCTATGTATATgtatcattatatattatatatttttcattttcactTCTCAATGACAGAAGGAATCATCAATTCCTTTGTGTCAGCTCGATAGACCTAAGAATTTCATATTGAAGTCCTGTGGTTTATCAGATTACAACGTTAATAGTGCTCGATAAAATAAAGAGCCGGATTGTTTACGTTTAATCAAActcttaatttttttcatatttgtacttaaattataaacatTGTTTCTATGGTATATTTTCAGttctttctttatataattttcgGTAGTTCTTAGATGGTttcatttcaaaaaataattagtAAGATACTAGGTGGTGTCTTCTAAGTATATAtgaaatttgaaagataaaaaaagaaaaacgaaaaaaatattttattgttttctttacAGTAGGAAAAATCTTCACAGTATAAATCATATAATTAACTTAAACTATAACCTCTAAGGCGTGTACGTCCCTAGCTGTATGTATTTCATAGCATCAACTCGatataaaattatgaatatcatcatcataGTTAAAAAGTTGATGTAAATTTTAACATGGGTTAATTTTTACTACTTTCCTTCTCTCCCTTCAGTTGCTAGCAGGAAAGTAAACTggatttgatatttttgatatcttTTCTTGTAGACCATATGCACACTCTTAGAAAACTAGATAGGAGTCTAGCATTTTGCAttgatttagaaataaCCAAATGAggaaataatttaatagttGTTTCCCTATCAAGTAATTCTggtaatataaatataataagaAAAGTAAGAGAAGAAGGAATAATGAAAAACTGTACTGGAGGGCGACAAAGactcttcaatttttctgACACTTCTTTTCTTTCGCAAAGTACTTTATTCTTCTATATTTAGTAGACACTGAAGGTCTGCGGGATATCACTAGTTAACgttttataattgttttctttgttattcatttttttgcTGTAAAGGTGTCGTACTGCTTAATCAAGGAGGGTTACTAGAGGCATATCTCTGTACATTGTTCTTACGTagttttttaattcaataatttcgGCTCGAAATGGAAACGGACTAACCGGTGGACGAACGGAGACACCGACTCGCACGATTTAACTTGGAAagaattgataaaatagCAACATGGTACGACTATttctataaataatatttttcttttttattttcttctctttcgAGTTTACTCTACACAGTTAATCGTTGGGAAAGACGATATCTGTCCAGAGttactttttttattttcttttttcattatttattttatgttCCCAAAAGAGAAACGTCCGAAGGATAGTTGGGTGCTTATATTACGCtgattattttcttttttcagTTCGAGAAAGatttgatatttcaatcttatatatatagatcTTGTTTTCGTAACTTTGtttatatctttatatttcgaaattttTATAGTATCACAATGTATACGTCAcgaaaatttattttagttctttcaattatttattataataagtNTAATtactataatatttattatatatatatatatatatatatacttgaTTCATTTTANNNNNNNNNNNNNNNNNNNNNNNNNNNNNNNNNNNNNNNNNNNNNNNNNNNNNNNNNNNNNNNNNNNNNNNNNNNNNNNNNNNNNNNNNNNNNNNATATATATACTTGAttcattttaattatttatatttcttaGTATTACGATTTAAATCTTGATTTCTTATTCTTACTATTGTTTTAAGGACGCCGTTAAACAAATCTACTAAATCAAAAACTACTACCaagttttatatttatattaattcCAACTATTTACATTCcttttattgttatattttttgtttttgaaactaatttttgattctcttttttttaacaaaaagtatgtatattttttttaccTTATTAACTAAGAGAtgaagaatatttattattatatttttacaCACCATAATTCCACCAAGATAAATCCAATCCAATTCAATTTACGATTGTTatagtatatttttttctagTGCATCATTTAAGGGAGTTTTAAACCAATTTACCAAAGAGAGGACTGCAAGAgtacatttttaaatattaactAACATAAGGCAGTCAATTCAAACTGATTTCtatgtttttatttgtatataaaagCTTGAGTCCTTACATTTGGAGAATTGCTAAAATTTAAGCTAAGATGATCCACTTATTTGACAACCTAGGAGATGAGACGTCTGCTTAGACTTTATTCGAATAGGCTGATCTGCCGATCATTATGCACAAAAAAGAAGGAACACGACTACTCTCAAAAAAGATAGGCCATAGAATCAATGACTgataataatcaataacCATCACGAATCCCATGATAATGTTTCTACTGTTGACTAATTAGGAATCTAGGATATCTctgaaaaagaaatctCCATTGGTATACAATTTTTATCGTTTCTTCTACAGTTTATTCTCAGCTCTCAAATATATctgaaattttcaaattttttttgggCTAATTTCCTAATTTGGACAACGGAACCAGCTATATTTATTACCCGcacaataaatttaaaaaattgtttctCTTACGTTTCACATAATAGGAGAAAGGATAGAAAGTATAGGAGACTGTAAAGGATGTATACTTGCGTAATCTGTTGTAAGATCTCAAGATATATTTTCGCGTTCCTACTAATAAAGGttaattattgttaattCCCTTCGTTGTtggaaaaaattgaaaattacaGTTATTGTTCCTATTCACATACATTATGCTGCTGTacatataatttttcagttgTATCGATTTTGGTAATGATTTATCACAATATTCGTGCTATTAATTGTAGGGTAAGATACATTATTGGTCTTATTTTGTTTACGAATTTATACCTATATCTGTTGAGATTTAAGTTATACTAATTAAATTGCATATTCGTACTGGTTGAAATGTTATTAAAGTGCTGTGTTTAGTATGCTAAACCAGATACTTTCTTTAACTTCACGTATCCTGTGAGCAATTTGTACTTTGGATTGAACTTGCATTCATGAAAGTAATCATGAATTTTGGattgtaataaatatattaatgatacCAATAATATTCTCCTTTgtctttattattttttgtgaTTGGCATTTTTACTAACATTCATTTCAACattaattgttttgatTACTCTTCTTTTACAGCTATTTAAACATGAAATTTTCCGCTAGAAACGCTATTGTGTCCTCTTTATTGGGTTCATCTGTTTTGGCTGCCGCAGCTACCACTACCATCACTGGTAACCATCAACACAAGAGAGCTGTTGCCGTCGAATACGTTTACGAAACTGTCACTGTCGATGAAAACGGTAACACTATCGCCGCTGCTTCTGCTAACACATGGGTTGCTTCCACTTCTACTTTAAGCCCAACCTCCACTCAAGCTGCCGCAACCACTTCCTCCACTCAAGCTGCTGCCACTATCTCTTCCACCCAAGCTGCTGCCGTCACCACTTCCTCTACGCAAGCTGCTGCCACTACCTCTTCCACCCAAGCTGCCGCCTCTACTCAAGCTGCTTCTTCTGGCTCTTCTTCCTCCAACGGTATCGCCGGTGACTTGTCCGACTTCTCTGGTCCAAATGAAAAGTTCCAAGATGGTACCATTGCTTGTTCTGACTTCCCATCTGGTCAAGGTGTTATCGCTTTAGACTGGTTAGGATTCGGTGGTTACTCCGGTATTCAAAACCCATCTGATGGTTCTACTGGTGGTTCTTGTAGAGAAGGTACCTACTGTTCTTACGCTTGCCAACCAGGTATGTCAAAGACCCAATGGCCATCAAGTCAACCAGCCTCCGGTGAATCCTTAGGTGGTTTATACTGTAAGGGTGGTTACTTATATAGAACCAATACTGACACCGACTACTTATGTG
The nucleotide sequence above comes from Tetrapisispora phaffii CBS 4417 chromosome 3, complete genome. Encoded proteins:
- the RPL9B gene encoding 60S ribosomal protein uL6 (similar to Saccharomyces cerevisiae RPL9B (YNL067W); ancestral locus Anc_2.236), coding for MKYIQTEQSINIPAGVNVSIKARVVKVTGPRGTLVKNLKHIDVTFKKIDNTLIKVTVHDGERKHVAALRTVKSLIDNLITGVTRGYKYKMRYVYAHFPINVNVIENEGKKFIEIRNFLGDKKVRQVPVREGVAVEFSANQKDEIVLSGNSVEDVSQNAADIQQICRVRNKDIRKFLDGIYVSQKGHIVEEI
- the TPHA0C03090 gene encoding SUN domain-containing protein (similar to Saccharomyces cerevisiae SIM1 (YIL123W) and SUN4 (YNL066W); ancestral locus Anc_2.239), with amino-acid sequence MKFSARNAIVSSLLGSSVLAAAATTTITGNHQHKRAVAVEYVYETVTVDENGNTIAAASANTWVASTSTLSPTSTQAAATTSSTQAAATISSTQAAAVTTSSTQAAATTSSTQAAASTQAASSGSSSSNGIAGDLSDFSGPNEKFQDGTIACSDFPSGQGVIALDWLGFGGYSGIQNPSDGSTGGSCREGTYCSYACQPGMSKTQWPSSQPASGESLGGLYCKGGYLYRTNTDTDYLCEWGVQMADVVSEISDSVAICRTDYPGTENMVIPLVVDAGSTKPLTVVDEDSYYTWEGLKTSAQYYVNNAGVSVEDGCIWGTDGSGVGNWAPLNFGAGYTNGIAYLSLIPNPNNKSAANFNVKIVAAEGATVNGDCYYENGSYSGGSDGCTVAVTNGKAQFVFY